A window of Streptomyces sp. DG1A-41 contains these coding sequences:
- a CDS encoding serine hydrolase codes for MITGIKGTRLRRAAAAAVTTGAMLATGALTAVPAQAATAPSIAAKGGYVMNNATGTSLYTKAADTRRSTGSTTKIMTALVVLKQPNLNLDSKVTIQKAYSDYIVDNNWASNAKLIVGDKVTVRQLLYGLMLPSGCDAAYALADKFGSGSTRAARVKSFIGKMNTTAKGLGLKNTHFDSFDGIGKGANYSTPRDLTKLAGSAMKNATFRTVVKTKKYTAKTTTKSGGTRTMAPWENTNPLLSSYTGAIGVKTGSGPEAGYCLVFAATRNGKTVIGTVLSSTNATTRKSDATKLLNYGFAK; via the coding sequence TTGATAACCGGCATTAAGGGCACCCGTCTCCGCAGAGCTGCGGCCGCCGCCGTGACCACCGGCGCCATGCTCGCGACCGGAGCCCTCACCGCTGTGCCCGCGCAGGCCGCCACCGCGCCCTCGATCGCCGCCAAGGGCGGCTACGTGATGAACAACGCGACCGGCACGTCGCTCTACACCAAGGCGGCCGACACCCGCCGCTCCACCGGCTCGACCACCAAGATCATGACGGCCCTGGTGGTGCTGAAGCAGCCGAACCTCAACCTGGACAGCAAGGTCACGATCCAGAAGGCGTACAGCGACTACATCGTCGACAACAACTGGGCGTCGAACGCCAAGCTGATCGTCGGCGACAAGGTCACCGTCCGCCAACTGCTGTACGGGCTGATGCTGCCGTCCGGCTGCGACGCGGCGTACGCGCTCGCCGACAAGTTCGGCTCGGGCTCGACGCGGGCGGCGCGCGTGAAGTCGTTCATCGGCAAGATGAACACCACCGCCAAGGGCCTGGGTCTGAAGAACACCCACTTCGACTCGTTCGACGGCATCGGCAAGGGCGCCAACTACTCGACACCGCGCGACCTGACGAAGCTCGCCGGCAGCGCGATGAAGAACGCCACGTTCCGCACGGTCGTCAAGACGAAGAAGTACACGGCGAAGACGACCACGAAGTCCGGTGGCACGCGGACGATGGCCCCGTGGGAGAACACCAACCCGCTGCTGAGCAGCTACACCGGCGCGATCGGTGTGAAGACCGGCTCCGGCCCGGAGGCCGGGTACTGCCTGGTCTTCGCCGCCACCCGCAACGGCAAGACGGTCATCGGCACGGTCCTGTCCTCGACCAACGCGACCACGCGGAAGTCGGACGCGACGAAGCTGCTGAACTACGGCTTCGCGAAGTAG